One part of the Leptolyngbya sp. FACHB-261 genome encodes these proteins:
- a CDS encoding amino acid adenylation domain-containing protein gives MIGDSLAVSESEAEVFVFPASFAQQRLWFLDQLVPNHPFYNVPAAIRLVGTLNQRALKQTFNEIVRRHEVLRTTFVPVKGQLMQVIAPSLSLPLPVIDLRRLPRAEREVEAQHLATQEGQRPFQLAQGPLLRVTLLQLDEADQVLLLNMHHIVADGWSSGILIRELTALYTAFVRGQSSPLPELPLQYADFADWQHQWLQGEILEQQLVYWRQQLQGVSRLNLPTDRPRPSAPSYQGEQQWLILPKSLSQALEALSQRMGVTLFMTLLAAFQVLLCRYSGQEDIAVGSPIANRNRSEIEGLIGFFANSLVLRLHLAGNPSFEELLGRVREVTLGAYTHQDLPFEKLVEALQPERDLSSNPLFQVVFALQNAPLEGLDLLDLKLSPFSFENKTARFDLELHLWDYPEGLRGKIVYSTDLFEASTISRLLGHFQVLLEGIVRDPKQRLLSLPILTLAEQQILLGWNQTQANYHKETCVRCCIHQVFEAQVDRAPNATALLSKNGPLTYRELNHRANRLAHYLQQLGVGPDVLVGLYLERSVQAVVALLAILKAGGAYVPLDPTYPQARLEFMLQDAEVSILLTQEHLLRRLPEYSGQAVCLDLLESKLTLQIQENPTSPVTGNNLAYLIYTSGSTGRPKGVLIQHQGLCNLAKAQIQFNLQPHHRILQFASLSFDASVFELVMALCSGATLCLPAPETLRDIAGLTECLQAWRITNLTAPPALLSVLPAEDLPMLQTVVSAGEACSAQLAQQWSLGREFFNAYGPTEATVWAAIEQFNDQSNNQLSNDTTPTLGRPIANTEIYVLNAQLQPVPIGVTGDLYIGGEGLARGYLNRPDLTAERFLPHPFSSKPGARLYKTGDLARYQADGRLVFLGRVDQQVKLRGYRIELGEIETRLNQHPKVQQAIVVACEENSGRRLIAYIVLQPGQELNKAELQAWSRKMLPVYMLPSAFVFLSTLPLTSAGKIDRQALSVANPARFESEKNWVAPRTPTEAKLTQIWAEVLKIERISVRDNFFELGGDSLTAMRLIAQVNQQFEQPLSLSTFFLKPTVEELAKAVTQAGPSTWSPLVPLQAEGAQSEGAKPPFFCVHPVLGMIFPYYELSLHLGKKQPFYGLQPLGLSGETPQSRIEDMASYYIEALRKIQPQGPYYLGGYSFGGLVAFEMAQQFWRQGQQVALLALLDTPVPAKRNQPGVFQVFKFLFATVAPFAWRFLLDYLHLIRAPGKKQKSKANLIPNESKRRILNELTIAPMLKVFRANSQAALAYQPQVYPGRIALFRTSDQDPQARRDPTLGWGQLALEGVKVYSVPGNHLSLLRKPQVQVLAQQLQECLEKAQLEP, from the coding sequence ATGATTGGGGATAGCTTGGCAGTTTCTGAGTCAGAAGCGGAGGTTTTCGTATTTCCAGCCTCATTTGCACAACAACGGTTGTGGTTTCTTGATCAACTAGTTCCCAATCATCCCTTTTATAATGTCCCTGCTGCAATTCGTCTGGTAGGCACCCTAAATCAAAGGGCCTTGAAGCAAACCTTTAACGAAATCGTGCGTCGGCATGAAGTGCTGCGCACAACTTTCGTGCCGGTAAAGGGCCAGTTGATGCAAGTAATTGCGCCCAGCTTGAGCCTGCCCTTGCCAGTGATTGATCTGCGGCGGTTGCCAAGAGCTGAACGCGAGGTAGAAGCTCAACATTTAGCCACACAGGAAGGCCAACGACCCTTTCAGCTAGCTCAAGGCCCCTTGTTACGAGTCACCCTATTGCAACTCGACGAGGCCGATCAGGTGCTGCTGCTGAACATGCACCACATTGTTGCTGATGGCTGGTCCAGTGGCATTTTAATCCGAGAACTAACGGCTCTCTATACAGCCTTTGTGCGTGGGCAATCGTCGCCTTTGCCGGAGCTACCCCTGCAATATGCTGACTTCGCCGATTGGCAACACCAATGGTTACAAGGTGAGATTTTAGAGCAACAGCTAGTCTACTGGCGCCAGCAATTGCAGGGTGTTTCCAGGTTGAACCTGCCGACTGATCGACCTCGGCCATCGGCCCCCAGTTATCAGGGTGAACAGCAGTGGCTGATTCTGCCCAAGTCGTTGAGCCAAGCCTTAGAAGCCCTTTCCCAGAGGATGGGCGTGACACTGTTCATGACTCTGCTGGCTGCATTCCAGGTTTTGCTCTGCCGCTATTCAGGGCAGGAAGATATTGCAGTTGGTTCACCAATTGCCAACCGCAATCGCAGTGAAATTGAGGGGTTGATTGGCTTCTTTGCCAACAGTTTAGTGCTACGGCTTCACCTTGCTGGCAATCCTAGTTTTGAGGAATTGTTGGGACGTGTGCGAGAAGTCACTTTAGGGGCCTACACGCACCAAGATTTGCCATTTGAAAAGCTGGTAGAAGCATTGCAGCCAGAGCGCGATCTGAGCAGCAACCCCTTGTTTCAGGTGGTGTTTGCTCTGCAAAACGCACCCCTGGAAGGTTTAGATTTACTGGATCTCAAGCTAAGTCCCTTCTCGTTTGAGAATAAGACAGCACGATTTGACTTGGAATTGCATTTGTGGGATTACCCTGAGGGGCTGAGGGGTAAAATTGTTTACAGCACTGACCTGTTTGAAGCCAGCACAATCAGCAGACTTCTGGGCCATTTTCAAGTCCTGTTGGAAGGGATTGTTCGCGACCCTAAACAGCGCTTATTGAGTTTGCCGATTCTGACACTAGCTGAACAACAAATCCTACTGGGCTGGAATCAGACTCAGGCAAATTACCATAAGGAAACCTGTGTTCGTTGCTGTATTCATCAGGTGTTTGAGGCCCAAGTAGACCGAGCACCTAATGCCACAGCTTTGCTGTCTAAAAATGGGCCGTTGACCTATCGAGAATTGAACCACCGTGCTAACCGATTGGCTCACTATTTGCAGCAGCTTGGCGTTGGGCCTGATGTTCTGGTTGGCCTATATCTGGAACGTTCTGTACAGGCTGTCGTGGCGCTGCTTGCCATTCTTAAGGCTGGAGGAGCCTATGTTCCCCTTGACCCCACTTATCCTCAAGCGCGTTTGGAATTCATGCTCCAGGATGCAGAAGTGTCTATCCTGCTCACACAGGAACACTTACTGAGACGATTGCCAGAGTATTCGGGCCAGGCGGTCTGTTTGGATCTTCTGGAGTCAAAACTTACTCTGCAGATTCAGGAAAATCCGACCAGCCCAGTGACAGGCAACAACCTGGCTTACCTCATTTACACCTCTGGTTCGACCGGCAGACCCAAGGGAGTTTTGATTCAACACCAGGGGCTTTGTAATCTAGCAAAAGCGCAAATTCAATTCAATCTACAACCCCACCATCGGATTCTACAGTTTGCTTCCCTCAGCTTTGACGCCTCTGTTTTTGAGCTGGTAATGGCTCTATGCTCAGGGGCAACATTGTGTTTGCCTGCACCAGAAACCCTGAGGGACATTGCTGGTTTAACGGAATGCTTGCAAGCCTGGCGAATTACCAACCTGACGGCACCACCAGCACTGTTGTCAGTGCTACCAGCCGAAGACTTACCGATGCTTCAGACTGTAGTATCTGCTGGTGAAGCCTGTTCTGCTCAATTGGCGCAACAATGGTCCCTCGGTCGTGAGTTTTTCAATGCCTATGGACCAACTGAGGCGACGGTTTGGGCTGCAATTGAGCAATTCAATGACCAATCCAATAATCAACTGAGTAATGACACTACCCCTACTCTAGGGCGACCGATTGCTAACACAGAAATCTATGTTCTGAATGCTCAATTGCAGCCTGTACCCATTGGCGTGACTGGTGATCTATACATTGGTGGCGAGGGGCTGGCCCGTGGCTATCTCAATCGGCCTGATTTGACGGCTGAACGATTCCTACCTCATCCCTTCAGCTCAAAACCAGGTGCACGGCTCTACAAGACAGGTGATTTGGCTCGCTATCAAGCCGATGGCCGTTTGGTGTTTTTGGGGCGAGTGGATCAGCAGGTCAAACTGCGAGGATATCGAATTGAGCTAGGGGAGATTGAAACTCGGCTCAACCAGCATCCGAAGGTACAACAGGCTATTGTGGTTGCCTGTGAAGAAAATTCAGGTAGACGCTTAATAGCCTATATTGTCTTGCAACCTGGACAAGAACTGAACAAGGCAGAGTTGCAGGCTTGGTCAAGAAAGATGCTGCCAGTTTACATGCTGCCATCTGCGTTTGTGTTCCTATCAACATTGCCTCTAACATCTGCTGGCAAAATAGACCGTCAGGCGTTGAGCGTAGCGAATCCGGCTCGGTTTGAATCAGAAAAAAACTGGGTTGCTCCTCGCACGCCAACCGAAGCAAAACTCACACAGATTTGGGCTGAAGTCCTTAAAATTGAGCGGATTAGCGTTCGAGATAACTTCTTTGAGTTAGGGGGAGATTCCCTCACGGCAATGCGCTTGATCGCGCAAGTGAATCAACAATTTGAGCAGCCGCTTTCTCTATCGACGTTTTTTCTAAAACCAACGGTTGAAGAGCTAGCAAAGGCCGTCACTCAAGCTGGCCCATCAACTTGGTCGCCGCTTGTTCCTCTGCAAGCTGAGGGTGCGCAATCTGAAGGTGCCAAGCCGCCCTTCTTCTGTGTGCATCCAGTACTAGGGATGATTTTTCCTTACTACGAACTATCGCTTCATCTAGGCAAAAAACAGCCCTTCTATGGTTTGCAACCCCTCGGTCTAAGCGGGGAGACGCCGCAGTCCCGGATTGAGGATATGGCAAGCTATTACATCGAAGCCTTGCGTAAAATTCAGCCCCAGGGCCCCTATTATCTGGGAGGATACTCGTTTGGTGGCTTGGTTGCTTTTGAAATGGCTCAACAGTTTTGGAGGCAGGGGCAGCAAGTTGCTCTGCTCGCTCTGTTAGATACGCCAGTACCAGCAAAACGGAATCAACCGGGTGTTTTTCAGGTTTTCAAATTCTTGTTCGCCACAGTAGCGCCCTTTGCCTGGCGGTTTCTTCTAGACTATTTGCACCTGATCAGGGCACCCGGCAAAAAGCAAAAATCTAAGGCCAACCTCATACCCAATGAGTCCAAGCGTCGTATCCTGAACGAGCTGACTATTGCCCCGATGCTGAAGGTGTTTCGGGCAAATAGTCAAGCTGCGCTCGCTTACCAACCCCAGGTCTATCCAGGCCGAATCGCTTTATTTAGAACCAGTGACCAAGACCCACAAGCAAGGCGGGATCCTACCCTGGGGTGGGGGCAATTAGCCTTGGAAGGTGTGAAAGTTTATTCAGTCCCAGGCAACCACCTGTCTCTGTTGAGAAAGCCTCAGGTTCAGGTTCTGGCTCAACAGCTCCAGGAATGCCTTGAGAAGGCTCAGCTAGAGCCTTGA